A region of Sulfurimonas sp. DNA encodes the following proteins:
- a CDS encoding glutamate-5-semialdehyde dehydrogenase, with translation MEQFLQEAKNASRILSSISGAKKKILLNEMATAIRENTKDLLVANALDMADGEKNNLSEALMDRLFLDEERIDGMAVAIEEIAALKEPVGKVLDGWVTDDGLNIQKVTIPIGVIGIIYESRPNVTSDTAALCFKSSNVCVLKGGKEAENSNRAIARVLQSVLAKNDLPTALISLLEDSSREGVAKLIKMDKYVDLIIPRGGAGLIKYVGDNATVSVVKHDKGQCHTYIDKDAKLDDAIAISINAKVQRPGVCNAMETLLVDKEIAKIALVELKKEFDKEGTLLKGCVNTQAIIKVENATDEDYDTEYLDNILNIKVVDGVQGAIEHIVKFGSGHSEAIITEDITTAEKFLNAIDAAAVYVNASTRFTDGGAFGFGAEVGISTNKLHARGPMGIEGLTTYKFKIYGSGQIR, from the coding sequence ATGGAACAGTTTTTACAAGAAGCAAAAAATGCAAGTAGAATATTATCTTCAATAAGTGGAGCTAAAAAAAAGATACTTTTAAATGAGATGGCAACAGCAATAAGAGAAAATACAAAAGATTTACTTGTTGCAAATGCACTTGATATGGCAGATGGAGAAAAAAATAATCTTTCAGAAGCATTGATGGATAGACTTTTTTTAGATGAAGAACGCATAGATGGCATGGCAGTAGCAATAGAAGAAATTGCTGCACTAAAAGAGCCTGTTGGTAAAGTTTTAGATGGTTGGGTTACAGATGATGGACTTAATATTCAAAAAGTAACTATTCCAATAGGTGTAATTGGTATCATCTACGAATCGCGACCTAATGTTACAAGTGATACAGCAGCTTTATGTTTTAAAAGTTCTAATGTTTGTGTTCTAAAAGGTGGAAAAGAAGCCGAAAATTCAAATAGAGCGATAGCTAGAGTTCTTCAAAGTGTTTTAGCTAAAAATGATTTACCAACTGCTTTAATCTCACTATTAGAAGATTCTTCAAGAGAAGGGGTTGCTAAATTAATTAAGATGGATAAATATGTTGATTTGATTATTCCTCGTGGTGGAGCAGGGCTTATCAAATATGTTGGAGATAATGCAACAGTAAGTGTAGTTAAACATGATAAAGGGCAGTGTCATACTTACATAGATAAGGATGCAAAACTTGATGATGCTATTGCTATATCTATAAATGCAAAGGTTCAACGACCTGGAGTTTGTAACGCGATGGAAACACTTTTGGTTGATAAAGAGATAGCTAAAATAGCTTTAGTTGAGTTAAAAAAAGAGTTTGATAAAGAGGGTACACTGTTAAAAGGTTGCGTTAATACTCAGGCAATTATTAAAGTTGAGAATGCTACTGATGAAGATTATGATACGGAATATTTAGACAATATATTAAATATAAAAGTTGTTGATGGAGTCCAAGGTGCTATTGAGCATATTGTTAAGTTTGGATCAGGTCATTCTGAAGCTATTATAACGGAAGATATTACAACAGCTGAGAAGTTTTTAAATGCGATAGATGCTGCTGCTGTATATGTTAATGCTTCAACTCGTTTTACAGATGGTGGAGCTTTTGGTTTTGGAGCAGAAGTAGGTATAAGTACAAATAAACTTCATGCACGTGGACCTATGGGGATAGAAGGACTAACTACTTATAAATTTAAAATTTATGGAAGTGGACAAATTAGGTAA
- a CDS encoding FtsX-like permease family protein, which produces MKSFKNHLSLVVALLSILFSMQIFIVADRSIEAYKVNLTNNYSIIIVSQKKLDTKIILNINSLISSVSKISADNVIKRLNTGINAKNIKLLKLTLPKFYKLNLSQYPNPKQIKKLKKDLLKNKYITKVEDFSRSHDKTYKLLQLFKNVVFLFSVVVFIVTSLLIFKELRIWQFKHSERMSIMRLFGAPVWLRSAVLFRLAIVDAIIASILAIGLFSYTASLSLVKEHFLNIGIEVNIFDIVNDSSLLFASALTLSIMLAFLIVLGHKEEV; this is translated from the coding sequence ATGAAGTCATTTAAAAATCACTTATCTTTAGTTGTGGCACTCCTTAGCATACTTTTTTCTATGCAAATTTTTATAGTTGCCGATAGATCAATAGAAGCATATAAAGTAAATTTGACAAATAATTACTCGATTATAATAGTTAGTCAAAAAAAGTTAGATACAAAAATAATATTAAACATTAATAGCCTGATTTCTAGTGTAAGTAAAATATCTGCCGATAATGTAATAAAAAGATTAAACACGGGTATAAATGCTAAAAATATAAAATTGTTAAAACTAACTCTTCCAAAATTTTATAAATTAAATTTATCTCAATATCCAAATCCAAAACAGATTAAAAAATTAAAAAAAGATTTATTAAAAAATAAATATATTACAAAGGTAGAAGATTTTTCACGTAGTCATGATAAAACATATAAACTTTTACAATTATTTAAGAATGTTGTATTCTTATTTTCAGTAGTAGTTTTTATAGTAACATCACTTCTCATATTTAAAGAGCTGCGTATTTGGCAGTTTAAGCATAGTGAACGAATGAGTATTATGAGACTGTTTGGTGCTCCTGTATGGTTACGGTCGGCAGTTTTATTTAGGTTAGCCATAGTAGATGCTATTATAGCTAGTATATTAGCAATTGGACTGTTTTCTTATACAGCATCTCTTTCGTTGGTTAAAGAACATTTTTTAAATATAGGTATAGAGGTTAATATATTCGATATAGTCAATGACAGTTCACTGTTATTTGCTTCCGCTCTTACTTTATCAATTATGTTAGCTTTTCTGATAGTTCTAGGGCATAAAGAAGAGGTATGA
- a CDS encoding ABC transporter ATP-binding protein — MDKVIIAQDMSLSYSNSETIINKANFSINSSDFIFITGASGSGKSTLLKSLYGALKPMQGSLIVGGVELNGVSISKLNFLRRHIGIVFQDYKLVKEWTIEKNIMLPLLINGYEKDVTQNQVNSLLKHVRLKHQAGKYPLELSGGEQQRVAMARALAHNPILILADEPTGNLDDYSSQLIWNLLEGANEQLKTTVIVVTHNIPQTMNVEYKHYHIEYGSINEVI, encoded by the coding sequence ATGGATAAAGTTATAATCGCTCAAGATATGTCACTATCATATTCAAATAGCGAGACAATTATAAATAAAGCAAATTTTTCTATTAATTCTAGTGATTTTATTTTTATAACAGGTGCTAGTGGTAGTGGAAAATCAACTCTTTTAAAATCTCTTTATGGTGCGTTAAAACCAATGCAGGGAAGCTTGATTGTTGGAGGAGTTGAACTTAATGGAGTTAGTATTTCTAAACTTAATTTTTTAAGAAGACATATTGGGATAGTGTTTCAAGATTATAAGCTTGTAAAGGAGTGGACGATTGAGAAAAATATAATGTTACCTCTACTCATAAATGGTTATGAAAAAGATGTTACACAAAATCAAGTAAACTCTCTTTTAAAGCATGTTAGGCTTAAGCACCAAGCTGGAAAATATCCACTAGAACTAAGTGGAGGGGAACAACAAAGAGTTGCAATGGCGAGAGCTTTAGCGCATAATCCAATTTTAATTCTTGCGGATGAGCCAACAGGTAATCTTGATGATTATTCATCACAACTTATTTGGAATCTTTTAGAAGGTGCGAATGAGCAACTAAAGACTACGGTAATTGTTGTTACTCATAATATTCCTCAAACTATGAATGTTGAATACAAGCACTATCATATTGAATATGGGAGTATAAATGAAGTCATTTAA
- a CDS encoding metal-sulfur cluster assembly factor, whose protein sequence is MYSKEELFLAISTVIDPEVGFNLVEMGLIYDAECDDEGNANVTMTLSTKACPMHQMIQQWVKESVEKMANIREVEVEVVWEPVWNITMADDNVKKALGGA, encoded by the coding sequence ATGTACTCAAAAGAAGAATTATTTTTAGCTATCTCTACTGTTATAGACCCAGAAGTTGGTTTTAATCTTGTTGAAATGGGACTTATATACGATGCTGAGTGTGATGATGAAGGAAATGCAAATGTAACTATGACTCTTTCTACAAAGGCTTGTCCTATGCATCAAATGATACAACAATGGGTAAAAGAGTCAGTAGAAAAAATGGCTAATATAAGAGAAGTTGAAGTAGAAGTTGTTTGGGAACCAGTATGGAATATTACAATGGCTGATGATAATGTTAAAAAAGCTCTTGGAGGGGCTTAA
- a CDS encoding response regulator has translation MMFEIYFNEIIATIAILIITIIYIIIKKLQKKNNFQLEELIENKDSINDRFDIKKEKVTKIVKEIVLDSDEKKSFENIQEKETLHEEKIEQTIKRVKRPVPNIGKITKENFKLFAGQRILVAEDNIINQKVITGLFTGSGIDITLADDGQFALDILEKDLNYDFILMDVHMPRISGFEASKRIRKNSKYNHIVIISLSGDVATDDVRKMTEAGMEEHLEKPLRMEALYKILYAYSKDTSKQNNTKELEIQSGLNICGDDEEFYFEILNEFVNTYTKSPNAIKTFLNNKKMIEADKYLLDLSGISANIGANNISKIVLDLKMAITTPKDRRYVELFKNYVHSLHILLKEIKTYKS, from the coding sequence ATGATGTTTGAAATATACTTTAATGAAATAATAGCAACTATCGCAATATTAATAATAACAATTATTTATATAATTATTAAAAAATTACAAAAAAAAAATAATTTTCAACTAGAAGAACTTATAGAAAACAAAGACTCAATTAATGATAGATTTGACATAAAAAAAGAAAAAGTAACAAAGATTGTTAAAGAAATTGTACTTGATAGCGATGAAAAAAAAAGCTTTGAAAATATTCAAGAAAAAGAAACTTTACATGAAGAAAAAATAGAACAAACAATAAAAAGAGTAAAAAGGCCTGTTCCAAATATTGGCAAAATAACTAAAGAAAACTTTAAACTATTTGCAGGACAAAGAATTTTAGTTGCGGAAGACAATATAATTAATCAAAAAGTAATTACAGGACTCTTTACTGGTTCAGGTATAGATATTACTTTGGCTGATGATGGACAATTTGCACTTGATATATTAGAAAAAGATTTAAATTATGACTTTATTCTAATGGATGTACACATGCCACGAATAAGTGGATTTGAAGCAAGCAAGAGAATAAGAAAAAACTCTAAATATAATCATATAGTTATTATTTCACTAAGTGGTGATGTTGCAACTGATGATGTTAGAAAAATGACAGAAGCTGGAATGGAGGAGCACCTAGAAAAACCATTAAGAATGGAAGCACTTTATAAAATATTATATGCGTATTCTAAAGATACTTCTAAACAAAATAATACAAAAGAGCTTGAAATTCAAAGTGGTTTAAATATATGTGGTGACGATGAAGAATTTTACTTTGAAATACTCAATGAGTTTGTCAATACATACACCAAATCTCCGAATGCAATAAAAACTTTTTTAAACAACAAAAAAATGATTGAGGCAGATAAATATCTACTGGATTTAAGTGGCATAAGTGCAAATATTGGAGCAAATAACATAAGCAAAATAGTTTTAGATTTAAAAATGGCTATAACTACTCCAAAAGATAGAAGGTATGTTGAACTATTTAAAAATTATGTTCACTCTCTTCATATTCTACTAAAAGAGATTAAGACATATAAGTCTTAA
- a CDS encoding pyrroline-5-carboxylate reductase — MKTITFIGNGNMALSIAKGLKNNYHIQVVGRSFEKIDMFEKKLGVNIQKALLDDFDMSDKTILLCVKPANVEEISRRLKGKARVIFSVLAGTSLSKIRENLDPLAVVRTMPNLAASVNKSMTTLTGDEGFKEEALELLGTIGTTRWLSSEKEIDIATALAGSGPAYLALIAEALADGAVQQGLKRDDAMAIMRGLFNGFGGLIQDIHPAILKDGVMSPGGTTAAGYVALENGKVRGACIDAISKAYKRATEL, encoded by the coding sequence ATGAAAACTATCACTTTTATAGGGAATGGAAATATGGCATTAAGTATTGCAAAAGGCTTAAAAAACAACTACCATATCCAAGTCGTTGGAAGAAGTTTTGAAAAAATTGATATGTTTGAGAAGAAACTTGGCGTTAATATACAAAAAGCTCTACTAGATGATTTTGACATGAGTGATAAGACTATACTTTTATGCGTAAAACCTGCAAATGTTGAAGAAATTTCTAGAAGGTTAAAAGGTAAAGCTAGAGTTATATTTTCTGTTTTAGCAGGAACATCATTAAGCAAAATAAGAGAAAACCTAGATCCATTAGCTGTTGTAAGAACGATGCCAAATTTAGCAGCAAGTGTAAATAAATCTATGACAACACTTACTGGGGATGAAGGGTTTAAAGAAGAAGCTTTAGAACTACTAGGAACAATTGGAACTACAAGGTGGCTAAGTAGTGAAAAAGAGATAGACATAGCAACTGCTTTAGCTGGTAGTGGTCCAGCATATCTTGCTTTAATTGCTGAAGCTTTAGCAGATGGAGCAGTCCAACAAGGACTAAAAAGAGATGACGCAATGGCTATTATGAGAGGTTTATTTAATGGCTTTGGTGGTTTAATACAAGACATTCATCCAGCTATACTAAAAGATGGAGTAATGAGTCCAGGTGGCACAACTGCTGCTGGTTATGTTGCTCTAGAAAATGGTAAAGTCAGAGGGGCTTGTATAGATGCTATAAGTAAGGCGTATAAAAGAGCCACAGAGTTGTAA
- the thrC gene encoding threonine synthase, which yields MEFIQTRGCDENRPQSVTFSQAILSPIASFGGLYVPETLPKLGLEFLNKHLDSSYKELAADMLSSFEIDIEQSVIDEALSLYDNFDDSKNPVPVIKLKENLFVSELYHGPTRAFKDMALQPFGHILSSVAQKRNENYLILAATSGDTGPAALETFKNKKNIQVVCMYPANGTSDVQRLQMVTEEASNLKVIGIKGNFDDAQSALKNLLSSKSFEKTLKEKNILLSAANSVNFGRIIFQIVYHLHNYLELVRQGSTKMGDKAYINVPSGNFGNVLGAYYAMLMGLPVEKLIIASNENNILTRLIKTGIYDMRNQELILTTSPAMDILKSSNVERILFDLYGSERTKELMHDLDTKKVYTLTSGELLKLQKIFVADFSNDNEGKEYIKNSFKDGYLMDPHTATCFKAYESCAIKDIDTIIYSTAEWTKFSPVIANALTGEENAQDIVALESISKEANVKIPSMIKKLFNKTIIHKNIIEKDTIEKEILDFL from the coding sequence ATGGAATTTATTCAAACTCGCGGATGCGATGAAAACAGACCTCAAAGTGTAACCTTTTCCCAAGCTATTTTAAGCCCAATAGCTTCATTTGGTGGGTTATATGTACCAGAAACTTTACCTAAACTTGGATTAGAGTTTTTAAATAAGCATCTAGACTCATCATACAAAGAATTAGCAGCTGATATGCTAAGTAGTTTTGAAATAGATATTGAACAAAGTGTTATAGATGAAGCTTTATCTCTTTATGATAATTTTGATGATTCTAAAAATCCTGTGCCTGTGATAAAATTAAAAGAAAATTTATTTGTAAGTGAGTTATATCACGGTCCAACTCGTGCTTTTAAAGATATGGCACTTCAACCTTTCGGACATATACTCTCTAGTGTAGCTCAAAAAAGAAATGAAAATTACTTAATATTAGCAGCTACTAGTGGTGACACAGGACCAGCAGCCTTAGAGACTTTTAAAAATAAAAAAAATATTCAAGTTGTTTGCATGTATCCTGCAAATGGAACTTCTGATGTTCAAAGACTTCAAATGGTTACAGAAGAAGCGAGTAACTTAAAAGTTATAGGAATAAAGGGAAATTTTGATGATGCTCAATCAGCATTAAAAAATCTTTTATCATCGAAAAGTTTTGAGAAAACTTTAAAAGAAAAAAATATTTTACTTTCTGCCGCAAATTCTGTTAACTTTGGACGAATTATTTTTCAGATTGTTTACCATCTACATAATTATCTTGAACTTGTTAGACAGGGTTCTACAAAAATGGGAGATAAGGCTTACATAAATGTTCCAAGCGGAAATTTTGGAAATGTATTAGGTGCTTACTATGCAATGCTTATGGGACTTCCTGTAGAGAAGTTAATAATTGCATCAAATGAAAACAATATTTTAACTAGACTCATTAAAACAGGCATTTATGATATGCGTAATCAAGAGTTGATATTAACTACTTCCCCTGCAATGGATATTTTAAAATCATCAAATGTTGAGAGAATACTTTTTGACTTATATGGCTCAGAAAGAACGAAAGAATTGATGCATGATCTAGATACAAAGAAAGTATATACCCTAACATCAGGGGAGCTTTTAAAACTTCAAAAAATATTTGTTGCTGATTTCTCTAATGATAATGAAGGTAAAGAATATATAAAAAATAGTTTTAAAGATGGTTATCTTATGGATCCACATACTGCAACTTGTTTTAAAGCCTATGAGTCATGCGCTATTAAAGATATAGATACTATTATTTACTCAACGGCAGAGTGGACAAAATTTTCTCCTGTTATTGCCAATGCTCTCACTGGAGAAGAAAATGCTCAAGATATAGTAGCATTAGAATCAATATCAAAAGAGGCTAATGTTAAGATTCCTTCAATGATTAAAAAGTTGTTTAATAAAACAATAATTCATAAAAATATTATAGAAAAAGATACAATTGAGAAGGAAATACTAGACTTCTTGTAA
- a CDS encoding M23 family metallopeptidase encodes MIRLIIICILIPLILFAKTSVDANIKKTSTKLNSFSKNYTTVNRKMAKTATAILRQKREIIKQQRDLNSLKKELKEKEKSYKINKKELKIMKKTQLNLKISQDKLEEELLFTIAQSVSLSVILEEEVSGSEESLIEFEVLKIMLKSSKKKVKLLNRKFYINSKNIDTLNIYASSLEVAIASIDTKRKKILSIQKKNKKALKKLKFAKSSYKKELKKLLNKQDLLKKTLAKLNIIKVDEIKKAKEEEFRKKAFKSKTILSNNNLPVVKKHGSSYQKVKTKKYYGRKTIAPFSPYKITKRYGTYIDPIYGIKVFNESISLKPSRKNTKVKTVFNGKIIYADKTSVLNNIVIIEHKNGLHTIYANLSQISPNIKKGKKIKKGYTIGRVSEELIFEVTQKSFHINPIRLFQ; translated from the coding sequence ATGATTCGTTTAATAATAATTTGTATTTTAATACCATTAATATTATTTGCAAAGACAAGTGTAGATGCCAATATAAAAAAAACAAGTACTAAGTTAAACTCTTTTTCTAAAAACTACACTACAGTAAATAGGAAAATGGCTAAAACAGCAACTGCTATCTTAAGGCAAAAAAGAGAAATAATAAAACAGCAAAGAGATTTAAATTCACTTAAAAAAGAGTTAAAAGAAAAAGAAAAAAGTTATAAAATAAATAAGAAAGAGCTAAAAATAATGAAGAAAACTCAATTAAACTTAAAAATCTCTCAAGATAAGTTAGAAGAAGAGTTGTTATTTACAATTGCTCAAAGTGTCTCTTTATCTGTAATATTGGAAGAAGAGGTTAGTGGAAGTGAAGAATCTTTGATAGAGTTTGAAGTTTTAAAAATTATGTTAAAAAGTTCGAAGAAAAAAGTAAAATTATTAAATAGGAAATTTTATATAAATTCAAAAAATATAGATACTTTAAATATTTATGCTAGTTCATTAGAAGTTGCAATAGCAAGTATAGATACAAAAAGAAAAAAAATATTATCAATTCAGAAAAAAAATAAAAAAGCATTAAAAAAGCTAAAGTTCGCAAAATCTTCATATAAAAAAGAGTTAAAAAAATTATTAAATAAACAAGATTTACTCAAAAAAACATTAGCAAAATTAAATATTATAAAAGTAGATGAAATTAAAAAAGCTAAAGAAGAAGAGTTTAGAAAAAAGGCCTTTAAATCTAAAACAATATTGTCAAATAATAACCTTCCTGTTGTCAAAAAACATGGAAGTAGTTATCAAAAAGTAAAAACAAAAAAATATTATGGACGCAAAACAATAGCACCATTTTCTCCATATAAAATAACTAAAAGATATGGAACCTACATCGATCCTATATATGGAATTAAAGTTTTTAATGAGTCTATATCATTAAAGCCTAGTAGAAAAAATACAAAAGTTAAAACAGTATTTAATGGAAAAATTATATACGCTGATAAAACATCAGTTTTAAATAATATTGTAATTATAGAGCATAAGAATGGCTTACATACTATTTATGCAAATCTCTCACAAATCTCACCAAATATTAAAAAAGGTAAAAAAATTAAAAAAGGTTACACCATTGGTCGCGTAAGTGAAGAGTTGATTTTTGAAGTTACTCAAAAGTCTTTTCATATCAATCCAATAAGATTATTTCAATAA
- the rsmH gene encoding 16S rRNA (cytosine(1402)-N(4))-methyltransferase RsmH: MQNIPHIPVLYRETISAFQTIQEGVIIDCTMGYGGHSSMILESNSKIKLMAIDQDQTAIDFSTKRLKHFGDRVSIRKGRFSSVVKEIIQEVGVDNIKGILADIGVSSLQLDQKERGFSYESNTLDMRMDLDAPLNASTVVNEYSLKELEKILFEYGELRNYKKIASAIVDARPFSCAKELSDALMHLLPKGKKIHPATLLMQAIRIEVNDELGELKSLLQSIEEAKFSDTVVAIISFHSLEDRIVKQTYSRWSKNCICPAEAMRCSCSRDNTLGKILTKKPLMAQKDELKSNIRSRSAKMRVFEIGEQ, translated from the coding sequence TTGCAAAATATTCCGCATATTCCCGTTTTATACAGAGAAACAATATCTGCATTCCAAACAATCCAAGAGGGTGTAATTATAGATTGTACTATGGGGTATGGTGGGCACTCGTCCATGATACTAGAATCAAATTCAAAAATAAAATTAATGGCAATAGACCAAGATCAAACAGCCATAGATTTTTCAACAAAACGATTAAAACATTTTGGGGATAGAGTAAGTATACGAAAAGGTCGTTTTTCATCTGTAGTAAAAGAGATTATACAAGAAGTTGGAGTTGATAATATTAAGGGGATTTTGGCTGATATAGGAGTTTCATCACTTCAGCTAGATCAAAAAGAGAGAGGGTTTTCTTACGAGAGTAATACCTTAGATATGAGAATGGACTTAGATGCACCTTTGAATGCTTCTACTGTTGTTAATGAGTATTCACTCAAAGAGTTAGAAAAAATATTATTTGAGTATGGTGAACTTAGAAATTATAAAAAAATAGCTTCTGCCATCGTAGATGCTAGACCTTTTTCTTGTGCGAAAGAATTAAGTGACGCCCTTATGCATCTCTTGCCAAAAGGAAAAAAAATTCATCCTGCAACACTTTTGATGCAAGCTATACGCATAGAAGTAAATGATGAACTTGGTGAACTAAAGTCACTTTTACAAAGCATAGAAGAAGCAAAGTTTAGCGATACAGTTGTAGCTATCATATCTTTTCATTCACTTGAAGACAGAATTGTAAAACAAACATATAGTAGATGGTCAAAAAACTGCATATGTCCTGCTGAAGCGATGAGATGTAGTTGCTCAAGAGATAATACACTTGGAAAAATTTTAACAAAAAAACCACTTATGGCACAAAAAGATGAACTTAAAAGCAATATAAGAAGTAGAAGTGCCAAGATGCGAGTTTTTGAGATTGGCGAACAATGA